One part of the Bacteroidia bacterium genome encodes these proteins:
- a CDS encoding NAD(P)/FAD-dependent oxidoreductase, whose protein sequence is MKIYDLIVIGAGSGGLVAATTAHRKGLKTALIEKNKIGGECTHYGCVPSKALINAAKAYHSLTHMSALGIETAPSAIDFGQIMDKVDEIVQGIYAHETPDIFQDMGIDTYVHTSGAKFLDPNSISIGEEVLQAKHFIICTGSGPRIAEIAGIEKVRILHNENFWELREHPGKIVFIGGGVISVELGQALARLGCEVTIVERNPRVLKVTDPEIGEYLSKKLEAEGVELILNANIQEFRESNTLLYEQRGKLESLQANYFFLATGRIPHVEGLDLEKAGVEYSPRGINTNEYLHTSNPHIYACGDVSTLFKFTHTASHQANICVSNILEAESTQNDLSILPWAIFTEPEIGHIGLSEREAEMKYGKENIQVFKVEAKIDRFITDRKTGGMLKVIFDKKDQVLGAEGIGAHAGEWIQLLTLVIKNKISAAQMADTIFAYPSYSEIVKKLFSRYLRTKVHASSA, encoded by the coding sequence ATGAAGATTTACGATCTCATTGTGATCGGCGCCGGTTCTGGAGGACTGGTCGCCGCTACCACTGCGCATAGAAAAGGCCTGAAAACTGCCTTGATTGAAAAGAATAAGATTGGAGGAGAATGCACGCATTATGGTTGTGTGCCGAGTAAAGCTTTGATCAATGCGGCGAAGGCTTATCACAGCCTCACACACATGTCCGCACTGGGAATAGAAACTGCTCCTTCAGCCATTGATTTTGGCCAAATCATGGATAAGGTGGATGAAATTGTACAGGGGATTTATGCACATGAAACTCCTGATATTTTTCAGGATATGGGAATAGATACCTATGTTCATACAAGTGGTGCCAAATTCCTCGACCCAAACAGCATTTCCATAGGAGAGGAGGTCTTGCAGGCCAAACATTTCATTATCTGCACAGGTTCAGGGCCACGCATAGCTGAGATTGCTGGAATCGAGAAGGTCCGGATTTTACACAATGAAAACTTCTGGGAGCTGAGAGAGCATCCCGGCAAAATCGTTTTTATCGGGGGAGGAGTAATTTCGGTTGAATTGGGGCAGGCATTGGCCCGCTTAGGATGTGAAGTAACTATTGTAGAAAGGAATCCCAGAGTATTGAAAGTTACGGATCCGGAAATCGGAGAATACCTTTCGAAGAAATTGGAAGCAGAAGGAGTGGAACTGATCCTGAATGCAAATATCCAGGAATTTAGGGAGTCAAATACGCTGCTATATGAGCAAAGGGGGAAACTAGAATCCCTACAGGCAAATTATTTCTTTTTGGCAACAGGCAGAATTCCACATGTAGAGGGCCTGGATTTGGAGAAAGCGGGAGTTGAATATTCCCCTCGCGGCATAAATACCAATGAATACCTGCATACTTCGAATCCCCATATTTATGCATGTGGAGATGTAAGTACCCTCTTTAAGTTTACCCATACAGCCTCCCATCAAGCCAATATTTGTGTCAGCAATATTTTGGAAGCAGAATCGACTCAGAATGATCTGAGCATTTTACCCTGGGCAATCTTCACTGAACCCGAAATAGGACATATAGGATTGAGTGAGAGAGAAGCTGAAATGAAATATGGCAAAGAAAATATTCAGGTATTCAAAGTGGAGGCGAAAATAGATCGATTCATTACGGATAGGAAAACAGGGGGTATGCTAAAGGTGATCTTTGATAAAAAGGATCAGGTCTTGGGAGCAGAAGGAATAGGGGCACATGCAGGAGAATGGATTCAATTGCTCACTTTGGTAATCAAAAACAAGATTTCTGCAGCACAAATGGCAGATACCATATTTGCTTATCCCAGCTATTCGGAAATTGTGAAAAAGCTGTTTAGTCGATATTTAAGGACCAAAGTGCATGCAAGTTCTGCCTAA
- a CDS encoding DUF1622 domain-containing protein — translation MEWIKHAFLLIAEVIDLIGIAILIVGFGKLLIKYVRLEFSSHIFKLPLLGLQKIRCELGIYILLALDFLISSDIIRTILDISSEQLIALTAMVVLRTGIGYFLGNEIAQIHEEA, via the coding sequence ATGGAATGGATTAAACATGCCTTTCTGCTGATAGCTGAAGTCATAGATCTTATAGGTATTGCTATTTTGATAGTGGGCTTTGGGAAGTTATTGATTAAATATGTCCGACTGGAATTTTCCAGTCACATTTTTAAACTACCACTGCTTGGACTTCAGAAGATTCGCTGCGAATTGGGGATCTATATACTGCTGGCCCTGGATTTTCTGATCTCTTCTGATATCATCCGGACCATCTTGGATATTTCTAGTGAACAACTCATAGCCCTGACAGCTATGGTGGTATTGAGAACGGGAATTGGATATTTTTTAGGGAATGAGATCGCACAGATACATGAAGAAGCTTAA
- a CDS encoding TIGR04283 family arsenosugar biosynthesis glycosyltransferase: MQVLPKISAIIVALNEEELIRQIINELRQQDYEGELEIILADGGSEDKTLALAQKEGIKVLLSPTKGRAWQMNAAAEIASGDILFFVHADMRFRENTLSALARSIAKGYAGGGFANEFDTHNGRIKQLGHYLNFRFVDKREQSDKGIFYGDNGIFVLTHAFKKLEGFREIPIMEDYDFSRRLRNEFRTIKIKSPRIIVSSRRHLKAGFLRTRIQWILIRILFKWGISPHFLSKCYKNIR, translated from the coding sequence ATGCAAGTTCTGCCTAAGATCTCGGCAATTATTGTAGCCCTGAATGAGGAAGAATTGATCCGACAGATAATAAATGAGCTGAGACAACAGGATTATGAAGGAGAGCTTGAAATAATCCTGGCAGATGGAGGAAGTGAAGATAAAACGCTTGCTTTGGCTCAAAAAGAAGGAATCAAAGTTCTCCTTTCGCCTACAAAAGGAAGGGCCTGGCAAATGAATGCGGCAGCGGAAATAGCAAGTGGCGATATCCTTTTCTTTGTACATGCAGATATGCGTTTTCGTGAGAATACCTTATCAGCTTTAGCTAGGAGTATTGCCAAAGGATATGCAGGAGGAGGCTTTGCCAATGAATTTGACACGCACAATGGCCGAATCAAGCAATTAGGTCATTACTTGAATTTTAGGTTTGTAGATAAAAGAGAACAATCAGATAAGGGAATCTTTTATGGTGATAATGGGATTTTTGTATTGACACATGCTTTCAAAAAATTGGAGGGCTTCAGGGAAATTCCCATTATGGAGGATTATGATTTCTCAAGAAGATTGAGAAATGAGTTCAGGACGATAAAAATAAAAAGCCCTCGAATTATTGTTTCTTCCCGAAGACATCTGAAAGCTGGATTTTTACGAACCCGAATTCAATGGATCTTGATTCGAATCTTATTTAAATGGGGCATTTCTCCCCACTTTTTAAGCAAATGCTATAAAAACATCCGATAA
- a CDS encoding YdiU family protein: protein MKFDIQDTFNKELPADPNRNNTRRQVKEASYSFVTPRIPGEAKLLHVSQEMARELGLSQEDIDSEEFRDIFSGAKVLEGTDPYAMCYGGHQFGNWAGQLGDGRAINLMEVVVNDKRWALQLKGAGETPYSRTADGLAVLRSSIREHLASEAMHHLGVPTTRSLSLSLSGDQVLRDMLYDGNAAYEKGAVVCRLAPSFIRFGNFQIFASRNDHENLRKLTDYTIRHFFPEITSTGAEAYVEFFNAVLDRTMEVIVHWQRVGFVHGVMNTDNMSILGLSIDYGPYGFLDNYDHDWTPNTTDAQGRRYRFVNQPGIAQWNLYQLANALFPLIGDPQPLEAALKRYADEYADKYLSMMRSKLGLHVELQDDISLIESLEKALELTETDMTIFFRLLGKIAKSDTATQAIEKILQAFYKQEELEGEILTSWETWFELYLERLQKEELSEETRRESMNQVNPKYILRNYMAQLAIDAANDGDYSVIEELYQLLRNPYAEQPEYQKWFIKRPDWARHKVGCSMLSCSS, encoded by the coding sequence ATGAAATTCGATATTCAAGATACTTTTAATAAAGAACTCCCTGCCGATCCAAATCGCAATAATACGAGAAGGCAGGTAAAGGAGGCTTCTTATTCTTTTGTGACTCCCCGAATTCCCGGAGAAGCAAAACTCCTGCATGTTTCTCAGGAGATGGCCAGGGAATTAGGATTAAGTCAGGAAGACATCGATTCAGAGGAGTTTCGAGATATTTTTAGCGGGGCGAAAGTCCTGGAAGGAACAGATCCTTATGCCATGTGTTATGGAGGGCATCAGTTTGGAAATTGGGCAGGGCAATTGGGAGATGGAAGAGCCATCAATTTGATGGAGGTTGTAGTCAACGACAAAAGATGGGCCTTGCAATTGAAAGGTGCTGGCGAAACCCCCTATTCCCGAACAGCAGATGGTTTGGCTGTTCTCAGGTCCTCAATTCGGGAACATTTGGCGAGCGAGGCCATGCATCATTTGGGAGTACCCACTACTCGTTCTCTTTCTTTGAGTTTGTCGGGCGACCAGGTGCTGAGAGATATGCTCTATGATGGAAATGCCGCCTATGAGAAAGGAGCTGTCGTTTGTAGACTTGCGCCTTCGTTCATTCGCTTTGGGAATTTCCAAATCTTCGCCAGTCGCAATGATCATGAAAATTTGAGGAAATTGACCGATTATACCATCCGTCATTTCTTTCCGGAAATAACTTCCACAGGAGCAGAAGCCTATGTGGAATTTTTCAATGCGGTACTGGATAGGACGATGGAGGTGATTGTTCACTGGCAAAGGGTGGGTTTTGTCCACGGAGTCATGAATACCGATAATATGTCCATTCTGGGTTTGAGTATCGACTATGGACCTTACGGCTTTTTGGATAATTATGACCATGACTGGACTCCCAACACAACTGATGCCCAGGGACGGAGGTATCGCTTTGTCAATCAGCCAGGAATAGCCCAGTGGAATCTCTATCAACTCGCCAATGCTTTATTTCCCTTGATTGGGGATCCTCAGCCATTGGAAGCCGCTTTAAAGCGCTATGCAGATGAGTATGCAGATAAATACCTAAGCATGATGCGGAGCAAGCTGGGTTTGCATGTAGAGCTCCAGGACGATATTTCATTAATAGAATCTCTGGAAAAAGCACTGGAATTGACGGAAACGGATATGACGATCTTTTTCCGTTTACTGGGAAAGATTGCCAAGAGCGATACAGCAACACAAGCCATAGAGAAAATCCTGCAAGCTTTTTACAAGCAGGAAGAACTGGAAGGCGAAATCCTGACTAGCTGGGAGACATGGTTTGAATTGTATCTAGAGAGGCTACAAAAAGAAGAGCTTTCGGAGGAAACTCGAAGAGAGAGCATGAATCAAGTCAATCCCAAATACATTCTCCGGAACTATATGGCGCAACTAGCCATAGATGCTGCAAATGATGGGGACTATTCGGTGATCGAGGAATTGTATCAGCTATTGAGAAATCCCTATGCCGAGCAGCCCGAATACCAGAAATGGTTCATCAAAAGACCCGATTGGGCAAGGCATAAAGTGGGCTGTTCGATGCTGTCTTGCAGCTCATGA